A window of the Comamonas sp. Y33R10-2 genome harbors these coding sequences:
- a CDS encoding GNAT family N-acetyltransferase has protein sequence MNDLQIVQCTYQRHATAILEIFNDAIVNSTALYDYQPRTAQNMVAWFEAKRAGNWPVIGLENAQGQLLGFCSYGSFRAYPAYKYTVEHSVYVHPQHRGAGLGRQLLDLLIAEARRRGNVHAMVGAIDAANEGSIALHKRLGFVHVGQMPQVGFKFGRWLDLAFYQLTLETPLNPVDG, from the coding sequence ATGAACGACTTACAAATAGTGCAATGCACTTACCAACGCCACGCCACCGCGATTTTGGAGATTTTCAACGACGCCATCGTCAACTCCACCGCGCTCTATGACTACCAGCCGCGCACGGCGCAAAACATGGTGGCCTGGTTTGAGGCCAAGCGCGCAGGCAACTGGCCGGTGATCGGGCTTGAAAATGCGCAAGGGCAATTGCTGGGCTTTTGCAGCTATGGCAGTTTTCGCGCATATCCTGCTTACAAATACACGGTAGAGCATTCGGTGTACGTCCACCCCCAGCACCGCGGTGCGGGACTGGGCCGCCAACTGCTTGATTTGCTGATTGCTGAAGCCCGCCGCCGTGGCAATGTGCACGCCATGGTGGGTGCGATTGACGCCGCCAATGAAGGCAGCATCGCACTGCACAAGCGCCTGGGTTTTGTGCATGTGGGTCAGATGCCCCAGGTGGGTTTCAAGTTCGGTCGCTGGCTGGACCTGGCCTTCTACCAGCTCACTCTGGAGACGCCGTTGAATCCAGTAGATGGCTGA
- a CDS encoding YkvA family protein yields the protein MWKLGRLLTVFRKELRLAWAVLRDSRTPKLAKLVTVLAALYVISPIDFIPDTIPILGWLDDGLIGYLLLQLAFKFLPAELLATLRTRVGGKTPVH from the coding sequence ATGTGGAAACTGGGTCGCCTGCTGACGGTATTTCGCAAAGAGCTCAGGCTCGCCTGGGCCGTATTGCGGGACTCCCGCACGCCCAAACTCGCCAAGCTCGTTACGGTGCTGGCGGCCTTGTATGTCATCAGCCCGATCGACTTCATTCCTGACACCATTCCCATCCTGGGTTGGCTGGATGACGGTTTGATTGGTTATCTGCTGCTGCAACTGGCCTTCAAGTTTTTGCCTGCTGAGTTGCTTGCAACGCTGCGCACACGAGTTGGGGGCAAAACTCCAGTTCATTAA